A region of Acaryochloris sp. CCMEE 5410 DNA encodes the following proteins:
- a CDS encoding peroxiredoxin, translated as MTLQLGDTVPNFTQKTTEGDLNFYDWAGDSWVVLFSHPADYTPVCTTELGSVAKLKSEFAQRNAKVIALSVDDVNSHKGWINDINETQNTVVNYPIIADVDQIVANLYGMIHPNANAKVTVRTVFVIDPAKQLRLTLTYPPSTGRNFNEILRVLDSLQLTDNYSVATPVDWTDGDDVVVAPSISTADAKQKFPKGVNEIKPYLRMTPQPNR; from the coding sequence ATGACTCTTCAACTAGGTGATACAGTCCCGAATTTTACTCAAAAAACAACCGAGGGTGACCTTAACTTTTATGACTGGGCAGGCGATTCCTGGGTTGTCCTGTTTTCTCACCCTGCAGATTACACGCCCGTTTGTACCACTGAACTCGGCAGTGTTGCCAAACTCAAGTCTGAATTTGCTCAACGGAATGCCAAGGTGATTGCCTTGAGTGTCGATGATGTTAACTCCCACAAGGGCTGGATAAACGACATCAACGAGACCCAAAATACCGTTGTCAACTATCCCATCATTGCCGATGTGGATCAGATCGTGGCCAATCTCTACGGCATGATTCATCCCAATGCTAATGCCAAGGTGACAGTACGGACGGTGTTTGTGATCGACCCCGCCAAACAGTTGCGGCTGACCCTTACCTATCCACCGAGTACGGGGCGAAACTTTAATGAAATTTTGCGGGTTCTTGACTCTTTACAACTAACCGATAACTACAGTGTGGCCACGCCTGTGGACTGGACAGATGGGGATGATGTTGTGGTTGCACCCAGCATTTCAACAGCAGATGCGAAGCAGAAATTCCCCAAGGGTGTTAACGAAATTAAGCCCTATCTACGGATGACGCCCCAACCCAATCGATAG
- a CDS encoding AraC family transcriptional regulator: MDVLSDVLQVIRLSGSIQFCHRLSAPWSLQTPPSDELATVLNAEAQRIASFHIVAEGKGWVELEGSQDPQPFNQGDVILIPSSAVHILADRPDRRPAAFLDILNASPPPIQGLPGLTYGGQGQLTQMVCGFVVCEELLFTPFLSGLPPLMLISTQSESASSLLKMGIHHIIQEALDVSPGSRCLLERLTELLFVQILRHSIQQNSEQDFGWLSAIQDPIVGPVLELLHAQPEHDWSVPELATRVSVARSTLASRFSKLLGQPPKQYLIQWRLQLAINLLRSTNDSMVQIAAQIGYESEAAFSRAFKRQVGMPPATWRSQNRPL, encoded by the coding sequence ATGGATGTTCTGTCGGACGTACTGCAAGTTATTCGGCTATCGGGAAGTATCCAGTTTTGTCATCGATTGTCTGCGCCCTGGAGTCTACAGACGCCACCATCTGATGAGTTGGCTACGGTGCTGAATGCAGAGGCTCAACGGATTGCCTCCTTCCATATCGTGGCTGAGGGGAAGGGATGGGTTGAGCTTGAGGGGAGTCAAGATCCTCAACCTTTTAATCAGGGAGATGTGATCTTGATTCCATCCAGCGCCGTTCATATTTTGGCAGACCGTCCTGATCGCCGACCTGCCGCTTTCCTGGATATCCTCAACGCTTCGCCTCCACCCATCCAAGGTTTACCGGGGTTGACATATGGGGGGCAGGGGCAATTGACCCAAATGGTTTGTGGGTTTGTGGTGTGTGAAGAACTGTTATTCACCCCTTTTTTAAGTGGATTGCCTCCCCTCATGCTGATTAGCACTCAATCCGAGTCGGCATCTTCCCTGTTAAAGATGGGGATACACCACATTATTCAAGAAGCGTTAGATGTATCACCGGGGAGTCGTTGTTTACTGGAACGGCTCACAGAACTACTGTTTGTCCAAATTCTGCGTCACTCGATTCAACAGAACTCAGAGCAGGACTTCGGCTGGTTATCGGCTATCCAGGATCCGATTGTGGGTCCGGTCCTGGAGTTATTGCATGCCCAACCGGAGCATGATTGGAGCGTTCCTGAGTTGGCTACTCGTGTTTCTGTAGCTCGCTCGACCTTAGCATCACGCTTTTCAAAACTATTAGGACAGCCCCCCAAGCAATATCTAATCCAGTGGCGCTTACAGTTGGCCATAAATCTGTTGAGGAGCACAAATGACAGCATGGTCCAGATTGCGGCTCAGATTGGATACGAATCGGAAGCGGCCTTTAGCCGAGCCTTTAAGCGTCAAGTCGGGATGCCCCCTGCG
- a CDS encoding acyl-CoA dehydrogenase family protein translates to MGQRRTASGSYTFHDVLVKPEEVLGPPLANGASTTLKSLIALLGQTFVYLGIAEGALEAAKRYTTTSARAWIASDVETATQDPFILLCYGQMWAELQAAIALAHQAAEALQAGWEKGTDLMAEERGEIAIAMASARAIAIQTGLKITTHIFDGMGARATAANYGFDRYWRDLRTFSLHDPIDYKFKDIGNWMLNQQYPTPSQYS, encoded by the coding sequence ATGGGACAACGTCGCACCGCCAGTGGCAGCTATACGTTCCATGATGTTTTGGTGAAACCAGAAGAGGTTTTGGGACCACCTCTGGCTAACGGTGCATCCACCACCCTCAAATCGCTGATTGCTTTATTAGGGCAAACCTTCGTCTATCTCGGTATTGCTGAGGGAGCGCTGGAGGCTGCCAAGAGGTACACAACCACCTCAGCCCGAGCCTGGATAGCGTCCGATGTGGAAACAGCAACACAGGATCCGTTTATTCTGCTTTGCTATGGTCAGATGTGGGCGGAGCTACAGGCTGCGATCGCCCTCGCCCATCAAGCGGCTGAAGCCCTACAAGCGGGCTGGGAAAAGGGGACAGATCTAATGGCAGAAGAGCGAGGTGAGATTGCGATCGCAATGGCCTCTGCCCGAGCAATTGCCATCCAGACGGGCCTCAAAATCACCACCCACATCTTTGATGGGATGGGGGCTAGAGCCACTGCTGCCAACTATGGCTTTGACCGATACTGGCGCGACCTTCGCACCTTTAGCCTGCACGACCCGATTGATTACAAATTCAAAGACATCGGTAATTGGATGTTGAATCAGCAGTATCCCACCCCGAGTCAATATTCCTAA